The bacterium genome has a window encoding:
- the cysK gene encoding cysteine synthase A, which translates to MGEERIAPDLCALVGRTPLVRLSRFAKGLPGEVVAKLESFNPGSSVKDRIGLAMIEAAERDGRLKPGGTIVEPTSGNTGIALAWVAAVKGYRLILCMPSSMSIERRKILMALGAELVLTDGREGMHGAIEQAEILVKEMPGAFMPQQFANPANPEVHRLTTAEEIWADTGGKIDFFVAGVGTGGTITGTGQVLKARVPKLQVIAVEPAGSAVLSGGEAGPHMLQGLGAGFIPEVYDGKFVDDVIKVGNDEAMETARQLARTEGLLCGISSGAAAYAAFQIAARRENRGKRIVAIIPDTGERYLSTPIYFDY; encoded by the coding sequence ATGGGCGAGGAGCGCATCGCGCCGGACCTTTGCGCGCTCGTGGGGCGCACGCCGCTGGTGCGCCTTTCGCGCTTCGCAAAGGGTCTGCCGGGCGAGGTGGTCGCGAAGCTCGAGTCGTTCAACCCCGGCTCGTCCGTGAAGGACCGCATTGGCCTTGCCATGATCGAAGCCGCGGAGCGCGACGGGCGCCTGAAGCCCGGCGGCACCATCGTCGAGCCGACAAGCGGAAACACCGGCATCGCGCTCGCGTGGGTGGCGGCCGTGAAGGGCTATCGCCTGATCCTGTGCATGCCCTCTTCGATGAGCATCGAGCGGCGCAAGATCCTGATGGCGCTTGGCGCGGAGCTTGTGCTGACCGACGGACGTGAAGGCATGCACGGCGCGATCGAGCAGGCCGAGATCCTGGTGAAGGAGATGCCCGGCGCGTTCATGCCGCAGCAGTTCGCGAATCCGGCGAATCCGGAGGTCCACCGGCTGACGACGGCGGAAGAGATTTGGGCCGACACGGGCGGCAAGATCGACTTTTTCGTCGCCGGCGTCGGCACGGGCGGGACCATCACCGGAACCGGGCAGGTGCTGAAAGCGCGCGTGCCGAAATTGCAGGTCATCGCCGTGGAGCCCGCGGGATCGGCCGTGTTGTCCGGCGGCGAGGCCGGCCCGCACATGCTCCAGGGCCTCGGCGCCGGATTCATTCCCGAGGTGTACGACGGCAAGTTCGTCGATGACGTCATCAAGGTCGGCAACGACGAGGCGATGGAAACGGCGCGGCAGCTCGCGCGCACGGAGGGGCTGCTTTGCGGCATCTCGTCGGGCGCGGCGGCGTATGCCGCGTTCCAGATCGCGGCGCGCCGCGAAAATCGCGGCAAGCGTATCGTCGCGATCATCCCGGACACGGGGGAGCGCTACCTGTCGACGCCGATCTACTTCGACTATTGA